Proteins found in one Streptomyces sp. CB09001 genomic segment:
- a CDS encoding gas vesicle structural protein GvpA gives MTVVPAQQTGGGGGSSGLYDVLELVLDRGLVIDAFVRVSLVGIEILKIDVRVVVASVDTYLRFAEACNRLDLEAGPRKDPGLPDLVGEMTESGARGKSKGALSGAAETISDAFKQARDDGGAERETSSRPRARKAAPSRRKEEQE, from the coding sequence ATGACTGTCGTACCGGCACAACAGACCGGCGGCGGAGGCGGCAGCAGCGGCCTTTACGACGTGCTTGAGCTTGTTCTGGACAGAGGGCTCGTCATCGACGCATTCGTGCGCGTCTCCCTGGTCGGCATCGAGATCCTGAAGATCGACGTCCGTGTCGTCGTCGCGAGCGTGGACACCTATCTGCGCTTCGCCGAGGCGTGCAACCGGCTCGACCTGGAGGCCGGGCCGCGCAAGGACCCGGGCCTGCCCGACCTGGTCGGCGAGATGACCGAGTCCGGCGCCCGGGGCAAGTCCAAGGGGGCGCTGTCCGGCGCCGCCGAGACGATCTCCGACGCCTTCAAGCAGGCCCGCGACGACGGCGGCGCCGAGCGTGAGACGTCCTCGCGTCCGCGGGCCCGCAAGGCCGCGCCCTCGCGCCGGAAGGAGGAGCAGGAGTGA
- a CDS encoding GvpL/GvpF family gas vesicle protein, with the protein MSTYVYGITAATHPSLPEGTGGVGDPPRKVRILVEGELTAVVSDAPEGLRPKRRELLAHQNVLSEIGADGCVLPMRFGSIAPDDKAVTGVLAERAEHYAERLGALDGRVEYNVKANHVEEAVLHHVMAENPEIRALAESNRQAGGGTYETKIQLGEMVAAAVKGKEAEDATALERALETVADAVSVGPESTGWLANVSFLVKREAADEFLAAVEGARGRLPHLEVRVNGPLPPYSFVEPGPAEPAGTAAGGADAGAG; encoded by the coding sequence GTGAGTACGTACGTCTACGGCATCACCGCCGCCACGCATCCCTCGCTTCCCGAGGGCACGGGCGGGGTCGGGGACCCGCCGCGCAAGGTGCGGATCCTCGTGGAGGGCGAGCTGACGGCCGTCGTCAGCGACGCCCCCGAGGGACTGCGCCCCAAGCGCAGGGAACTGCTCGCCCACCAGAACGTGCTGAGCGAGATCGGCGCCGATGGCTGTGTGCTGCCCATGCGCTTCGGCAGCATCGCCCCCGACGACAAGGCGGTCACCGGAGTCCTCGCCGAGCGCGCCGAGCACTACGCGGAACGCCTGGGGGCGCTGGACGGCCGCGTCGAGTACAACGTCAAGGCCAACCACGTCGAAGAGGCCGTACTGCACCACGTGATGGCCGAGAACCCCGAGATCCGCGCCCTCGCCGAGTCCAACAGGCAGGCGGGCGGCGGGACCTACGAGACGAAGATCCAGCTCGGCGAGATGGTCGCGGCCGCGGTCAAGGGCAAGGAGGCCGAGGACGCCACCGCGCTGGAGCGCGCTCTGGAGACCGTCGCCGACGCCGTGAGCGTGGGCCCCGAGTCCACCGGCTGGCTGGCCAACGTCTCGTTCCTGGTGAAGCGGGAAGCGGCCGACGAGTTCCTCGCCGCCGTCGAGGGGGCCCGCGGCCGGCTGCCGCACCTTGAGGTCCGCGTGAACGGCCCGCTGCCGCCGTACAGCTTCGTCGAGCCCGGACCGGCCGAGCCCGCGGGCACGGCGGCCGGTGGTGCGGACGCCGGAGCGGGGTGA
- a CDS encoding gas vesicle protein GvpG, protein MGLISEVLLLPFAPVRGSGWAIRQVLEEAERIYYDPATVRAELARLEEQLEAGEITDEEFDRQEDELLDRLEIATRTSAGLGNGTAP, encoded by the coding sequence ATGGGACTGATCTCGGAGGTCCTGCTGCTGCCGTTCGCACCGGTGCGCGGCAGCGGCTGGGCCATCAGACAGGTGCTGGAGGAGGCGGAGCGGATCTACTACGACCCCGCCACGGTACGGGCCGAACTTGCCCGCCTGGAGGAGCAGTTGGAGGCCGGTGAGATCACGGATGAGGAGTTCGACCGACAGGAGGACGAACTTCTGGACCGGCTGGAGATCGCTACGCGCACGAGCGCGGGATTGGGCAACGGGACGGCACCATGA
- a CDS encoding DNA primase encodes MNRVGLGLAIGAGYLLGRTKKLKLAVAVGTMVAGKKLNLTPKGVAELVSGQLQNNPQFKEIGDQLRTDLRGVGKAASGAMVERQIDALADRLHGRTAEVRDQLSGVASRATGIGSDDSDDSRDSEASEDSEPKESQESREPRKPQEPQEPQESEEPEEREEPEERRAPRRERPAKKAPPESRRTPRKAPARKAAAKTPAKKAAAERAQPARKAAGKKTAGARSAAARRSKDGGER; translated from the coding sequence ATGAATCGAGTGGGACTGGGCCTCGCCATAGGGGCCGGATACCTGCTGGGACGTACGAAGAAGCTGAAACTCGCGGTAGCCGTGGGCACCATGGTGGCCGGCAAGAAGCTGAACCTGACCCCGAAGGGCGTCGCCGAACTGGTCTCCGGCCAACTGCAGAACAATCCGCAGTTCAAGGAGATCGGGGACCAGTTGCGCACGGACCTGCGGGGCGTGGGCAAGGCGGCATCGGGTGCCATGGTCGAGCGGCAGATCGACGCGCTCGCCGACCGGCTGCACGGGCGCACCGCCGAGGTGCGCGACCAGCTCTCCGGCGTGGCGTCCCGGGCAACCGGCATCGGATCCGACGACTCCGACGACTCCCGTGACTCCGAGGCCTCGGAGGACTCGGAGCCCAAGGAGTCCCAGGAATCCCGGGAACCCCGAAAACCTCAGGAACCTCAGGAACCTCAGGAATCCGAGGAGCCCGAAGAGCGCGAGGAGCCCGAGGAGCGGCGCGCACCCCGGCGTGAGCGGCCCGCGAAGAAGGCACCGCCCGAGTCGCGCAGGACGCCCAGGAAGGCGCCCGCGAGGAAGGCCGCCGCCAAGACTCCCGCGAAGAAGGCCGCGGCCGAGCGAGCCCAGCCCGCCAGGAAGGCGGCCGGAAAGAAGACGGCAGGGGCCAGGAGCGCCGCCGCCCGGCGGTCGAAGGACGGTGGTGAGCGATGA
- a CDS encoding SRPBCC family protein has translation MSDSLGSAASTAGKAAKKNPLADMAQSEAADRLKAEVQDYLAAQATRLLTGVGTKLGETTGKLNDIAEGNSPGFAKLALDGGRKLAEGKGPMRAALEVGAGKVKDNVVGAFKNLTGGKGHKKGGGGQKPTVIIEYVDVGVPLRTAYDQWTQYQDFSTFAKGVKSANRADDTSSDWQLKVLWSNRSWKATTTEQVPDDRISWTSEGAKGSTKGVVSFHELAGNLTRVVLVIEYYPKGLFEKTGNIWRAQGRRARLDLKNYVRHITFKGEADDGWRGEIRDGEVVRSHEDAVAEEEEERRDQQDQEQEPEDAYEDAEEPEDEDAEEPEDEHAEESEGEYEEEPEGAYEEEPEGEYEYEDAEGGSRR, from the coding sequence ATGAGCGACTCCCTGGGATCCGCGGCCTCCACGGCCGGAAAGGCCGCGAAGAAGAACCCGCTGGCCGACATGGCGCAGAGCGAGGCGGCCGACCGCCTCAAGGCCGAGGTGCAGGACTACCTCGCCGCCCAGGCCACCCGGCTGCTGACCGGCGTCGGCACCAAGCTCGGCGAGACCACCGGCAAGCTCAACGACATCGCGGAGGGCAACAGCCCGGGGTTCGCCAAGCTCGCCCTCGACGGCGGACGCAAGCTCGCCGAGGGCAAGGGTCCGATGAGGGCCGCCCTCGAGGTCGGCGCGGGCAAGGTGAAGGACAACGTGGTCGGCGCCTTCAAGAACCTCACCGGCGGCAAGGGCCACAAGAAGGGCGGTGGAGGCCAGAAGCCGACCGTCATCATCGAGTACGTCGACGTGGGCGTGCCGCTGCGCACGGCGTACGACCAGTGGACCCAGTACCAGGACTTCAGCACCTTCGCCAAGGGCGTCAAGAGCGCGAACCGCGCCGACGACACGTCCTCCGACTGGCAGTTGAAGGTCTTGTGGTCCAACCGCAGCTGGAAGGCGACGACCACCGAGCAGGTGCCCGACGACCGGATCTCCTGGACGTCGGAGGGGGCCAAGGGCTCCACCAAGGGCGTCGTCAGCTTCCACGAACTCGCCGGCAACCTGACCCGGGTCGTCCTGGTCATCGAGTACTACCCGAAGGGCCTGTTCGAGAAGACCGGCAACATCTGGCGCGCCCAGGGCCGCCGGGCCCGGCTCGACCTCAAGAACTACGTCCGCCACATCACCTTCAAGGGCGAGGCCGACGACGGCTGGCGCGGTGAGATCCGCGACGGCGAGGTCGTCCGCAGCCACGAGGACGCGGTCGCCGAGGAGGAAGAGGAGCGCCGGGACCAGCAGGACCAGGAGCAGGAGCCCGAGGACGCGTACGAGGACGCGGAGGAACCGGAGGACGAGGACGCGGAGGAACCCGAGGACGAGCACGCGGAAGAATCCGAGGGTGAGTACGAGGAGGAGCCGGAGGGCGCGTACGAAGAGGAGCCGGAGGGCGAGTACGAGTACGAGGACGCCGAGGGCGGGAGCCGTCGATGA
- a CDS encoding gas vesicle protein produces MTTPSRLPDPYGQGQSANLADILERVLDKGVVIAGDIRINLLDIELLTIKLRLVVASVDKAKEMGIDWWESDPALSSRARRDELTRENAALRERLRELDPGRVPREEAP; encoded by the coding sequence ATGACCACCCCCAGCCGGCTGCCCGATCCCTATGGCCAGGGACAGAGCGCCAATCTCGCCGACATCCTGGAGCGGGTGCTCGACAAGGGTGTCGTCATCGCGGGCGACATCCGGATCAACCTGCTCGACATCGAGTTGCTCACCATCAAGCTGCGGCTGGTCGTCGCCTCCGTCGACAAGGCCAAGGAGATGGGCATCGACTGGTGGGAGAGCGACCCCGCACTGTCCTCGCGCGCCCGGCGCGACGAACTCACCCGGGAGAACGCGGCGCTCCGCGAACGCCTGCGTGAGCTGGATCCGGGCCGGGTACCGAGGGAGGAGGCGCCGTGA
- a CDS encoding GvpL/GvpF family gas vesicle protein: MTGLRYVYAVCRPFGAALQSQLTGVADDPPRLLPHGDLVAVVSHVPEADFGEEALRDHLEDLDWLTATARAHQQVVDALTAVTTPLPLRLATVFRDDSGVRVMLERREAAFRRTLDRLDGRVEWGVKVYVEADPARQAESERSAASAQPPPKPASGRDYLRQRRRQSRANEDLWSRAEEFATGLHATLSDRADDARLHAPQNPRLSGAAGRNVLNAAYLVARDASEEFVEMVDRTKDDAPGIRVELTGPWAAYSFAGETAEEGS; encoded by the coding sequence GTGACCGGACTGCGCTACGTCTACGCCGTCTGCCGCCCCTTCGGCGCGGCCCTCCAGTCCCAGCTCACGGGCGTGGCGGACGACCCGCCCCGGCTGCTGCCGCACGGAGACCTGGTCGCCGTCGTCAGCCATGTGCCCGAGGCCGACTTCGGCGAGGAGGCGCTGCGCGACCACCTGGAGGACCTGGACTGGCTGACCGCCACCGCCCGCGCCCACCAGCAGGTGGTCGACGCGCTCACCGCCGTCACCACCCCGCTGCCGCTCCGGCTGGCCACCGTCTTCAGGGACGACAGCGGCGTACGGGTGATGCTGGAAAGGCGCGAGGCGGCCTTCCGGCGCACGCTCGACCGGCTGGACGGCCGGGTGGAGTGGGGCGTGAAGGTGTACGTCGAGGCGGATCCGGCGCGGCAGGCGGAGTCCGAGCGGTCGGCCGCCTCGGCCCAGCCCCCGCCGAAGCCCGCCTCGGGCCGGGACTACCTGCGGCAGCGGCGCCGGCAGTCCCGGGCGAACGAGGACCTGTGGAGCAGGGCCGAGGAGTTCGCCACCGGTCTGCACGCGACGCTGTCCGACCGGGCCGACGACGCCCGGCTGCACGCGCCGCAGAACCCGCGCCTTTCCGGTGCGGCCGGCCGGAACGTTCTCAATGCCGCCTATCTGGTGGCCCGCGACGCATCCGAGGAATTCGTCGAAATGGTGGACCGTACGAAGGACGACGCCCCGGGAATCCGGGTGGAACTCACCGGCCCCTGGGCGGCCTATTCCTTCGCCGGAGAGACAGCGGAGGAGGGATCGTGA
- a CDS encoding gas vesicle protein translates to MTVVERREIALVDLLDRLLAGGVVITGDVTLRIADVDLVRVDLNALISSVNRNVPSPFGD, encoded by the coding sequence GTGACCGTCGTGGAGCGCCGCGAGATCGCGTTGGTCGACCTGCTCGACCGGCTGCTCGCGGGCGGAGTCGTCATCACCGGTGACGTCACGCTGCGCATCGCGGACGTCGACCTGGTCCGTGTCGACCTGAACGCACTGATCAGCTCGGTCAACCGCAACGTTCCCTCACCGTTCGGGGACTGA
- a CDS encoding gas vesicle protein K: protein MTEPAEPRKRRLDLEPDTVERDLIKLVLTVVELLRQLMERQALRRVDEGDLSEDQEERIGLTLMLLDDRMTELRDRYGLRPEDLNLDLGPLGPLLPRE, encoded by the coding sequence GTGACCGAACCTGCCGAACCCCGCAAGCGCCGCCTCGACCTCGAGCCCGACACGGTCGAGCGCGACCTGATCAAGCTGGTCCTGACGGTCGTCGAACTGCTGCGCCAGCTCATGGAACGCCAGGCGTTGCGCCGCGTCGACGAGGGCGATCTGAGCGAGGACCAGGAAGAGCGGATCGGGCTCACCCTGATGCTCCTCGACGACCGCATGACCGAACTGCGTGACCGCTACGGACTGCGGCCCGAGGACCTGAACCTGGACCTCGGGCCGCTGGGACCGCTGCTGCCCCGGGAGTGA
- a CDS encoding hydrophobic protein yields the protein MVPLLLVLLLAIVLFGVGFAVKILWWIALAVLVLWVIGFLARGTTAGGGRSRWYRW from the coding sequence ATGGTTCCGCTTCTGCTCGTACTGCTTCTCGCGATCGTTCTTTTCGGCGTCGGATTCGCGGTGAAGATTCTCTGGTGGATCGCTCTGGCGGTTCTGGTCCTGTGGGTGATCGGTTTCCTGGCCCGCGGGACGACGGCCGGCGGCGGCAGGAGCCGCTGGTACCGGTGGTGA
- a CDS encoding methyltransferase domain-containing protein: MPKPHETAVYTHGHHESVLRSHTWRTAENSAAYLLGSLLPHMRILDIGCGPGTITADLAELVPDGHVTGVDRSPEIVERARATAAARGLENTDFAVADVHALDYPDDTFCVVHAHQVLQHVDDPVRALREMKRVARPGGFIAVRDADYGAMTWYPASQSMDDWLDLYRRVARANGGEPDAGRRLKAWALEAGFTDITATSATWTFTTPEEREWWSGLWADRTLASAYAERATEGGHATPEELHAASAAWRDWGKHSESWFSVLHGEILCRKEA; the protein is encoded by the coding sequence ATGCCGAAGCCGCATGAGACCGCCGTCTACACGCACGGGCACCACGAGTCCGTGCTGCGCTCGCACACCTGGCGCACCGCCGAGAACTCCGCCGCCTACCTGCTCGGGTCCCTGCTGCCCCACATGCGGATCCTGGACATCGGCTGCGGGCCGGGCACCATCACGGCCGACCTGGCGGAACTGGTTCCGGACGGCCACGTCACCGGCGTGGACCGGTCGCCGGAGATCGTGGAGCGGGCCAGGGCCACGGCCGCCGCGCGGGGGCTGGAGAACACCGACTTCGCGGTCGCGGACGTGCACGCGCTGGACTACCCGGACGACACCTTCTGCGTGGTCCACGCCCACCAGGTGCTCCAGCACGTCGATGACCCGGTGCGGGCGCTGCGCGAGATGAAGCGGGTCGCGCGGCCCGGCGGGTTCATCGCCGTCCGTGACGCCGACTACGGGGCCATGACCTGGTACCCCGCGTCCCAGAGCATGGACGACTGGCTGGACCTGTACCGCCGGGTGGCCCGCGCCAACGGCGGCGAGCCGGACGCCGGACGCCGGCTGAAGGCCTGGGCTCTCGAGGCGGGGTTCACCGACATCACCGCGACCTCGGCCACCTGGACCTTCACCACGCCCGAGGAGCGGGAGTGGTGGAGCGGCCTGTGGGCCGACCGCACCCTGGCGTCGGCGTACGCGGAGCGCGCCACCGAGGGCGGCCATGCGACGCCGGAGGAGCTGCACGCCGCCTCGGCGGCCTGGCGGGATTGGGGAAAGCATTCGGAAAGCTGGTTCAGCGTTCTGCACGGAGAAATTCTGTGCCGAAAGGAAGCGTGA
- a CDS encoding bifunctional phosphatase PAP2/diacylglycerol kinase family protein, whose protein sequence is MSPDVDLTAATPGPHPLRNGLLRLDQRAFEAVASRTWPGADPLLPRLSRGANHGVLWLAVGAALAASRTPRARRAAARGLASLGLASLTINTLGKRSVRRPRPVLDPVPLVRQLRRQPITTSFPSGHAASAAAFATGVALESPAWGAAVAPVAAAVAVSRVYTGVHFPSDVLAGAALGAGAAFAVRGLVPTRAQHTPPARPRAEVPAMPGGEGLVMVANTGSGTSDRVRALCDALPDAEVVECEPEDVRAELEKAAGHARALGVCGGDGTVNAAAEIALRHGLPLAVLPGGTLNHFAYDLGVEDVRDLCGALERGEGVRVDVGRFASGGRRGVFLNTFSLGVYPELVNERERWSPRIGGWPAGVLAAVRVLRADRHPLEAEVRGRRRPLWMLFAGNGTYHRRGLASGRRLDLADGQLDVRVVHGGRRPALRLLSAALAGPLTRSPAHAAVQVPRLRLSGVAPGTLMAYDGELTETEGDLTLEKLPEALTVYRPLPGGGLFS, encoded by the coding sequence ATGAGTCCCGACGTAGACCTCACCGCCGCCACGCCCGGCCCGCATCCCCTCCGCAACGGTCTCCTGCGGCTGGACCAGCGGGCGTTCGAGGCCGTCGCCTCCCGCACCTGGCCCGGCGCCGACCCGCTGCTGCCCCGGTTGAGCCGCGGTGCCAACCACGGGGTGCTGTGGTTGGCGGTGGGCGCCGCCCTGGCCGCGTCGCGCACCCCGAGGGCCCGGCGCGCGGCCGCCCGGGGGCTCGCCTCGCTGGGCCTGGCCTCGCTGACGATCAACACCCTGGGCAAGCGCTCGGTCCGCCGGCCCCGCCCGGTGCTGGACCCCGTGCCCCTGGTCCGGCAGCTGAGGCGGCAGCCGATCACCACGTCCTTCCCCTCGGGGCACGCCGCGTCGGCCGCCGCGTTCGCGACCGGGGTCGCGCTGGAGTCCCCGGCGTGGGGTGCGGCGGTGGCCCCCGTGGCAGCCGCGGTGGCCGTGTCCCGGGTCTACACCGGGGTGCACTTCCCGAGCGACGTCCTGGCCGGTGCGGCCCTCGGGGCGGGGGCCGCGTTCGCCGTACGGGGCCTGGTGCCGACCCGGGCGCAGCACACCCCGCCGGCCCGGCCGCGGGCCGAGGTGCCCGCGATGCCGGGGGGCGAGGGGCTCGTCATGGTCGCCAACACCGGGTCGGGCACCTCGGACCGGGTGCGGGCCCTGTGCGACGCGCTGCCCGACGCGGAGGTCGTGGAGTGCGAGCCGGAGGACGTCCGGGCCGAGCTCGAGAAGGCGGCCGGCCACGCGCGGGCGCTCGGCGTGTGCGGCGGCGACGGCACCGTGAACGCCGCCGCCGAGATCGCGCTCCGCCACGGCCTGCCGCTCGCCGTCCTGCCCGGCGGCACGCTCAACCACTTCGCCTACGACCTGGGCGTGGAGGACGTACGGGACCTGTGCGGGGCGCTGGAGCGCGGCGAGGGGGTCCGGGTGGACGTGGGCCGGTTCGCCTCCGGCGGGCGGCGCGGTGTCTTCCTGAACACCTTCAGCCTCGGCGTGTACCCGGAGCTGGTCAACGAGCGGGAGCGCTGGTCGCCCCGGATCGGCGGCTGGCCGGCCGGGGTACTCGCCGCCGTGCGGGTGCTGCGCGCCGACCGGCACCCGCTGGAGGCCGAGGTCCGGGGCCGCCGGCGCCCGCTGTGGATGCTCTTCGCGGGCAACGGCACCTACCACCGCCGCGGGCTCGCCTCGGGGCGCCGGCTGGACCTGGCGGACGGGCAGCTGGACGTGCGGGTGGTGCACGGGGGCCGCCGGCCGGCCCTGCGGCTGCTGTCCGCGGCGCTCGCGGGTCCTCTGACGCGCTCCCCCGCGCACGCGGCGGTACAGGTGCCGCGGCTGCGCCTGTCGGGGGTGGCACCGGGCACGCTGATGGCGTACGACGGCGAGCTCACCGAGACGGAGGGCGACCTGACGCTGGAGAAGCTGCCCGAGGCGCTCACGGTGTACCGGCCGCTGCCCGGTGGCGGCCTGTTCTCCTGA
- a CDS encoding ATP-binding cassette domain-containing protein — translation MGHLEAAHLEYYLPDGRALLGDVSFRVGEGAVVALVGPNGAGKTTLLRLLAGELKAHGGSVTVTGGLGVMRQFVGSVRDETTVRDLLVSVAPPRIREAARAVDAAEHGIMTVDDEAAQLTYAQALSDWAEARGYEAETLWDICTTAALGMPYDKAQWRQVRTLSGGEQKRLVLEALLRGTDEVLLLDEPDNYLDVPGKRWLEERLAETRKTVLFVSHDRELLARAAEKIVSVEPGPAGADAWVHGAGFTTFHEARRERFARFEELRRRWDEKHAQLRKLVLTLRQAAENSPDMASRYRAAQTRLRKFEEAGPPPEPPREQDIRMRLKGGRTGVRAVTCEQLELTGLMKPFDLEVFYGERVAVLGSNGSGKSHFLRLLAGDDVAHTGNWKLGARVVPGHFAQTHAHPELLGRTLLDILWTEHAQDRGAAMSRLRRYELTQQAEQAFDRLSGGQQARFQILLLELQGVTALLLDEPTDNLDLESAEALQEGLEGFEGTVLAVTHDRWFARSFDRYLVFGSDGRVRETPEPVWDERRVERAR, via the coding sequence ATGGGTCACCTCGAAGCCGCGCACCTGGAGTACTACCTCCCCGACGGGAGGGCGCTCCTCGGCGACGTGTCCTTCCGGGTGGGGGAGGGGGCCGTGGTGGCCCTCGTCGGACCCAACGGCGCGGGCAAGACCACCCTGCTGCGCCTGCTGGCCGGGGAGCTGAAGGCGCACGGCGGCTCCGTCACCGTCACCGGCGGCCTCGGCGTGATGCGCCAGTTCGTGGGCTCCGTACGCGACGAGACGACCGTGCGCGACCTGCTGGTGTCCGTCGCGCCGCCCCGGATCCGGGAGGCCGCGCGCGCCGTCGACGCCGCCGAGCACGGGATCATGACCGTGGACGACGAGGCCGCCCAGCTGACCTACGCGCAGGCGCTCTCCGACTGGGCCGAGGCGCGCGGATACGAGGCCGAGACCCTGTGGGACATCTGCACCACCGCCGCGCTCGGGATGCCGTACGACAAGGCCCAGTGGCGGCAGGTGCGCACCCTGTCCGGGGGTGAACAGAAACGCCTCGTCCTGGAGGCGCTGCTGCGCGGCACCGACGAGGTGCTGCTGCTCGACGAGCCGGACAACTACCTCGACGTGCCCGGCAAGCGCTGGCTGGAGGAGCGGCTCGCCGAGACCCGCAAGACCGTGCTGTTCGTCTCCCACGACCGGGAGCTGCTGGCCCGCGCCGCCGAGAAGATCGTCTCGGTCGAGCCGGGGCCGGCGGGCGCCGACGCCTGGGTGCACGGCGCCGGTTTCACCACCTTCCACGAGGCCCGCCGGGAACGCTTCGCCCGCTTCGAGGAGCTGCGCCGCCGCTGGGACGAGAAGCACGCCCAGCTGCGGAAGCTGGTACTGACACTGCGTCAGGCCGCCGAGAACAGCCCGGACATGGCCTCGCGCTACCGCGCCGCCCAGACCCGGCTGCGCAAGTTCGAGGAGGCCGGACCGCCGCCCGAGCCGCCGCGCGAGCAGGACATCAGGATGCGCCTGAAGGGCGGCCGCACCGGCGTCCGCGCCGTCACCTGCGAGCAACTGGAACTCACCGGCCTGATGAAACCCTTCGACCTGGAGGTCTTCTACGGCGAACGGGTCGCCGTCCTCGGCTCCAACGGTTCCGGCAAGTCGCACTTCCTGCGGCTGCTGGCCGGAGACGACGTGGCGCACACCGGGAACTGGAAGCTCGGGGCGCGCGTGGTGCCCGGCCACTTCGCGCAGACTCACGCCCACCCCGAGCTGCTGGGCCGCACCCTCCTGGACATCCTGTGGACCGAGCACGCCCAGGACCGGGGCGCCGCCATGTCCCGGCTGCGCCGCTACGAACTGACCCAGCAGGCCGAGCAGGCCTTCGACCGCCTCTCCGGCGGCCAGCAGGCCCGCTTCCAGATCCTGCTGCTGGAACTCCAGGGCGTCACCGCCCTGCTCCTCGACGAGCCCACCGACAACCTCGACCTGGAATCGGCCGAAGCCCTCCAGGAGGGCCTGGAGGGCTTCGAGGGCACGGTCCTCGCCGTCACCCACGACCGCTGGTTCGCCCGCTCCTTCGACCGGTACCTGGTCTTCGGCAGCGACGGCCGGGTGCGCGAGACCCCGGAGCCGGTCTGGGACGAACGGCGGGTGGAGCGGGCCCGCTGA
- a CDS encoding Vms1/Ankzf1 family peptidyl-tRNA hydrolase — MDLAFLHPLYEHQGPWASVYVDLSRHTEDTPHERELTAAAVARELAEQGADEATCRAVREAVDELRHATDPHGRALFACAGQVVLDPPLARPPYGGTTADWAPLPHVTPLLDLAGEDPVCVVAYIDRKGADFELRSALGSSDAGGVTGRQWPVHRTSSADWSERHFQLRVENTWEHNAAEIADALAVCQEETGADLLILVGDDRERRSVHERLPSRLQERVAEASRGAGSRLLDDEVEGLRDDHVRARAREDLDRFLAARSTDDEGRAGAAEGVPALVEAAREHRIDELLVIPDAPDTHREVWIGEDADQVAVRRTELKTLGEQNSWSARADDALLRSAVMTGAPAISVTPVLPPETSQKAPVGGLGALLRWR, encoded by the coding sequence ATGGATCTCGCGTTTCTGCACCCCCTCTACGAACACCAGGGGCCCTGGGCCTCCGTCTACGTCGACCTCTCCCGGCACACGGAGGACACCCCCCACGAGCGTGAGCTGACGGCCGCCGCGGTGGCCCGGGAGCTGGCGGAGCAGGGCGCGGACGAGGCCACCTGCCGGGCGGTGCGGGAGGCGGTGGACGAGCTGCGGCACGCCACCGATCCGCACGGGCGGGCCCTGTTCGCGTGTGCGGGACAGGTGGTCCTCGATCCGCCGCTGGCCCGGCCCCCGTACGGCGGGACCACGGCCGACTGGGCCCCGCTGCCGCATGTCACGCCGCTGCTCGACCTGGCCGGCGAGGACCCGGTGTGCGTGGTGGCGTACATCGACCGCAAGGGTGCCGACTTCGAGCTGCGCTCCGCGCTGGGCAGCTCCGACGCGGGCGGCGTGACCGGCAGGCAGTGGCCGGTGCACCGCACGAGCAGCGCGGACTGGTCGGAGCGCCACTTCCAGCTCCGGGTGGAGAACACCTGGGAGCACAACGCGGCGGAGATCGCGGACGCGCTCGCCGTGTGCCAGGAGGAGACCGGCGCCGACCTGCTGATCCTGGTCGGTGACGACCGGGAGCGGCGCTCGGTGCACGAGCGGCTGCCCTCGCGTCTCCAGGAGCGCGTCGCCGAGGCCTCCCGCGGCGCCGGCAGCAGGCTGCTGGACGACGAGGTGGAGGGGCTGCGCGACGACCACGTCCGGGCCCGTGCCCGGGAGGATCTGGACCGGTTCCTGGCCGCCCGGTCGACGGACGACGAGGGCCGGGCCGGCGCGGCGGAGGGCGTGCCCGCGCTGGTCGAGGCCGCCCGGGAGCACCGCATCGACGAGCTGCTGGTCATCCCGGACGCCCCCGACACGCACCGCGAGGTGTGGATCGGCGAGGACGCCGACCAGGTGGCGGTGCGCCGTACGGAGCTGAAGACGCTCGGCGAGCAGAACTCCTGGTCGGCGCGGGCGGACGACGCCCTGCTGCGGTCCGCGGTGATGACCGGCGCGCCCGCGATCTCGGTGACGCCGGTGCTGCCGCCGGAGACCTCCCAGAAGGCGCCGGTGGGCGGCCTGGGGGCGCTGCTGCGCTGGAGGTGA
- a CDS encoding DUF6158 family protein has product MNEHDTRDDTMTGVDPGRLDDQQLMKELETIHRTRHDTLLYGSNDALRAHNDRMARLEGEWLRRNPRRPVAPGRTREGARERGCGQAAAPGG; this is encoded by the coding sequence ATGAACGAACACGACACGCGGGACGACACCATGACCGGAGTGGACCCGGGCCGCCTGGACGACCAGCAGCTGATGAAAGAGCTGGAGACCATCCACCGCACCCGCCACGACACCCTGCTGTACGGGTCGAACGACGCGCTGCGCGCCCACAACGACCGCATGGCCCGGCTGGAGGGCGAGTGGCTGCGCCGCAACCCGCGGCGCCCGGTGGCCCCGGGGCGCACCCGGGAGGGCGCCCGGGAACGCGGCTGCGGCCAGGCCGCCGCGCCCGGTGGCTGA